One Candidatus Binatia bacterium DNA window includes the following coding sequences:
- a CDS encoding DNA-binding response regulator — translation MAAKPESPLSPLRRPLVLVVEDEPDIADLLRFHLEREGFRTLVAPGASRALEEVERRPPDVVLLDLMLPDLSGLEVCRVLRSRPATFRVPILILTAKSDETDRVLGLELGADDYVTKPFSPREVIARVRAVLRRSRVAEEEPEVYARGRLRVDFRNYEVWVDGRKVELTRKEFELLRFFVQWPNRVLSRLDILDCVWGEDTHVEPRTVDVHVRRLRKRIERDDARPELILTVRGVGYKFHEHALDG, via the coding sequence ATGGCCGCGAAGCCGGAGAGTCCGCTTTCGCCTCTTCGACGGCCGCTGGTTCTCGTGGTGGAGGACGAACCGGACATCGCCGATCTTCTCCGTTTCCACCTCGAACGCGAAGGGTTCCGGACGCTCGTGGCCCCCGGGGCGTCCCGAGCGCTCGAGGAAGTCGAGAGGCGTCCGCCCGACGTCGTGCTGCTCGACCTCATGCTGCCCGACCTGAGCGGGCTCGAGGTGTGCCGCGTGCTTCGGTCGCGTCCGGCGACGTTCCGGGTGCCGATTCTCATCCTGACCGCGAAATCGGACGAAACGGATCGTGTCCTGGGGCTCGAGCTCGGGGCCGACGACTACGTGACCAAGCCGTTCAGCCCGAGGGAAGTGATCGCCCGGGTGCGGGCCGTCCTTCGCCGGTCTCGCGTCGCGGAAGAAGAACCCGAAGTCTACGCCCGCGGAAGGCTGCGCGTGGATTTCCGGAACTACGAGGTCTGGGTGGACGGCCGGAAGGTGGAGCTCACCCGCAAGGAGTTCGAGCTCCTCCGGTTTTTCGTGCAGTGGCCCAACCGGGTGTTGAGCCGGCTCGACATTCTCGACTGCGTCTGGGGGGAAGACACGCACGTGGAGCCCCGGACCGTCGACGTCCACGTACGCCGGTTGCGGAAGAGGATCGAGCGGGACGACGCGAGGCCCGAGCTGATCCTCACGGTGCGCGGGGTGGGCTACAAGTTCCATGAGCACGCCCTCGACGGGTAG
- the phoU gene encoding phosphate transport system regulatory protein PhoU, with the protein MEKKRHTDPHYQRELEELNAKLLEMGGLVEKQIRQAVDALVERDDRLARETIERDHTVNRMDVEIDDRCLKLLALHQPAASDLRLITTALKITTDLERIGDMAVNVCERALELNREPPLKPFIDIPRMAEIARTMLRESLDAFVREDVDLALKVCRDDDAIDKLTEQLFRELLSYMAENPETIGRAIRLLFVAKYLERIADHATNIAEMVVFMVKGQSIRHLDQIPGRI; encoded by the coding sequence GTGGAGAAGAAAAGGCACACGGACCCCCACTACCAGCGGGAGCTCGAGGAGCTCAACGCGAAGCTTCTCGAGATGGGAGGTCTCGTCGAGAAACAGATCCGACAGGCCGTGGATGCACTCGTCGAGCGCGACGACCGGCTCGCGCGGGAGACGATCGAGCGCGACCACACGGTGAACCGCATGGACGTGGAAATCGACGATCGGTGCCTCAAGCTGCTGGCGTTGCACCAGCCCGCCGCGAGCGACCTCCGCCTCATCACGACGGCGCTCAAGATCACGACGGACCTCGAGAGAATCGGGGACATGGCGGTCAACGTCTGCGAGCGGGCGCTCGAGCTCAACCGCGAACCTCCGCTCAAGCCTTTCATCGACATTCCCCGGATGGCCGAGATCGCGCGCACGATGCTGCGCGAGTCCCTCGACGCTTTCGTGCGCGAGGACGTCGACCTCGCGCTCAAGGTTTGCCGGGACGACGACGCGATCGACAAGCTCACCGAACAGCTTTTCCGGGAACTCCTCTCCTACATGGCCGAGAACCCGGAGACGATCGGCCGAGCCATACGGCTTTTGTTCGTGGCCAAGTATCTCGAGAGGATCGCGGACCATGCCACGAACATCGCCGAAATGGTCGTGTTCATGGTCAAAGGGCAGAGTATCCGCCATCTGGACCAGATCCCCGGGCGGATCTGA